The following proteins are encoded in a genomic region of Canis lupus familiaris isolate Mischka breed German Shepherd chromosome 6, alternate assembly UU_Cfam_GSD_1.0, whole genome shotgun sequence:
- the OR2C1 gene encoding olfactory receptor family 2 subfamily C member 1 — MPEANDSFLEGFILMGISDHPQLEIIFFMVILFSYLLTLLGNSTIILLSWLDARLHTPMYFFLSNLSTLDLAFTTSSVPQMLINLWGPDKTISYGGCVTQLYVFLWLGATECILLVVMAFDRYVAVCRPLHYTTIMNPRLCWLLAAIAWLGGLSNSVIQSTFTLQLPLCGHRRVDNFLCEVPAMIKLACGDTSLNEVVLNGVCTFFTAVPLSVILISYCYIAQAVLKIHSVEGQRKAFNTCLSHLVVVLLFYGSAIYGYLLPAKTSNQDQGKFISLFYSVVTPTVNPLIYTLRNREVKGALRRLLGKGRSLG, encoded by the coding sequence ATGCCAGAGGCCAACGACAGCTTCCTGGAGGGCTTCATTCTGATGGGTATATCTGACCATCCCCAGCTGGAGATAATCTTTTTCATGGTCATTCTCTTCTCTTACTTACTGACTCTGCTTGGGAACTCAACCATTATCCTGCTTTCCTGGCTGGATGCCCGGCTCCATactcccatgtacttcttcctcagcaACCTCTCCACCCTGGACCTTGCTTTTACTACTAGCTCAGTCCCCCAAATGCTGATCAACTTATGGGGACCAGATAAGACCATAAGCTATGGTGGCTGTGTGACCCAGCTCTATGTTTTCCTCTGGCTAGGGGCCACTGAGTGTATCCTGCTTGTGGTGATGGCGTTTGACCGCTATGTGGCAGTTTGCCGGCCCCTGCACTACACCACCATCATGAACCCTCGGctctgctggctgctggctgccaTTGCATGGCTGGGTGGCTTGAGCAACTCTGTGATCCAGTCAACCTTCACTCTGCAGCTCCCCTTATGTGGGCACCGGAGGGTGGACAACTTCCTGTGTGAGGTACCTGCCATGATCAAACTGGCCTGTGGAGACACGAGTCTCAATGAGGTTGTGCTCAATGGTGTCTGCACCTTCTTCACTGCTGTCCCACTAAGTGTCATCCTGATCTCCTACTGCTACATAGCTCAGGCAGTGCTGAAGATCCACTCagtagagggacagagaaaggccTTTAATACGTGCCTCTCACATCTGGTGGTGGTGTTGCTCTTCTATGGCTCAGCTATCTATGGGTATCTCCTTCCAGCTAAGACCAGCAACCAGGACCAGGGCAAATTCATTTCCCTCTTCTACTCTGTGGTCACACCAACGGTGAACCCTCTCATCTACACTCTGAGAAATAGGGAAGTAAAGGGAGCACTAAGGAGGCTGCTAGGAAAGGGAAGATCACTTGGCTGA